The proteins below come from a single Rosa rugosa chromosome 2, drRosRugo1.1, whole genome shotgun sequence genomic window:
- the LOC133731984 gene encoding uncharacterized protein LOC133731984 isoform X1, with protein MAADYEPPSFSLGLDFGFESELQTAPPPDSSPPRPVDTDVVREIEPPRELKRLKRGLPEKREPPTTPFWSIEDDIEEFSSPEDTIRADVQRSTQYQTSCSSSKVPLRGSGVLSSQSSNHSIRRKRNHISDVPASVSLEASRKEFVFPKLTTSPLRRFQLIDSDSDDPSVSHSVSRVTSKVDSSSKKQHTNPGHSATTSGTNKNASTSMPEDVDLWKNFSPIKKFNIPTPALDEVCQEYFQSVKDKSTQNLERDAYLHTKENFHETTPSGQDVEQLWNVADPLPPAHHYFFHDDPKIRKLVCSRLLNFSPLGAVSVSGNQQTGASVIDYMGQFSNGEASKRTVNWRQNSSNISNVEEVLHGSGNWVNPKGKATQKGSVKRSANKRRNKSVKSNTGNMEHASGNWVEPRISASKKRIQANAQSSGEWYTPSQSGQASGQAGGHWYTGPGGRKVYVSKTGQELTGQTAYRLYSKESGKRAVKARKGKAKK; from the exons CGGTTGACACTGATGTGGTTCGAGAGATCGAGCCGCCGCGGGAGCTCAAGAGGCTGAAGCGAGGTCTGCCGGAGAAGCGGGAGCCCCCGACGACGCCGTTTTGGAGTATTGAAGATGACATCGAAGAGTTCTCTTCTCCCGAAGATACTATTCGAG CAGATGTGCAACGGTCAACACAGTACCAAACATCCTGTAGTAGTTCTAAAGTCCCGTTGCGTGGAAGTGGGGTTTTATCTTCACAATCATCCAACCATAGCATTCGAAGGAAAAGGAATCATATTTCTGATGTCCCAGCTTCTGTGAGTTTGGAGGCAAGCCGCAAAGAATTTGTTTTTCCAAAGTTAACTACCAGCCCTCTTCGTAGGTTTCAGTTAATTGATTCCGATTCTGATGATCCTTCAGTCAGTCATAGTGTTAGTAGGGTTACTTCTAAGGTTGACTCATCATCAAAGAAGCAACACACAAACCCTGGCCATTCTGCAACTACTAGTGGTACAAACAAAAATGCATCTACAAGTATGCCTGAAGATGTTGATTTGTGGAAAAACTTTAGTCCAATCAAGAAGTTTAACATTCCAACACCTGCTTTGGATGAGGTATGTCAAGAATACTTCCAATCTGTGAAGGATAAGAGTACTCAAAATCTGGAGAGGGATGCATATCTGCATACCAAGGAGAATTTTCATGAAACGACACCCAGTGGTCAAGATGTTGAACAACTCTGGAATGTGGCTGATCCCCTTCCACCTGCCCATCATTACTTTTTCCACGATGATCCAAAGATTCGAAAGTTAGTCTGCAGTCGCTTGCTGAATTTTTCCCCCTTGGGTGCTGTTAGTGTCAGTGGAAATCAACAGACTGGTGCATCAGTTATTGATTACAT GGGTCAATTTAGCAATGGAGAAGCTTCAAAACGGACAGTGAATTGGAGACAAAATAGTTCAAATATATCAAATGTTGAAGAAGTCTTGCATGGTTCTGGAAACTGGGTGAACCCAAAAGGTAAAGCTACACAGAAAGGTAGTGTCAAACGGAGTGCAAATAAGAGAAGAAATAAGTCGGTCAAATCAAATACTGGGAACATGGAGCATGCTTCTGGAAACTGGGTGGAACCCAGAATCTCTGCCAGCAAAAAGCGGATTCAAGCAAATGCACAATCTTCTGGTGAATGGTACACACCTAGTCAAAGTGGGCAAGCTAGTGGGCAAGCTGGTGGTCATTGGTATACAGGCCCTGGTGGAAGGAAG GTTTATGTTAGTAAAACTGGGCAGGAATTGACAGGTCAAACAGCCTACAGACTGTACTCAAAG GAAAGTGGGAAACGGGCTGTGAAGGCCAGAAAAGGGAaagccaaaaaataa
- the LOC133731984 gene encoding uncharacterized protein LOC133731984 isoform X2, whose translation MAADYEPPSFSLGLDFGFESELQTAPPPDSSPPRPVDTDVVREIEPPRELKRLKRGLPEKREPPTTPFWSIEDDIEEFSSPEDTIRDVQRSTQYQTSCSSSKVPLRGSGVLSSQSSNHSIRRKRNHISDVPASVSLEASRKEFVFPKLTTSPLRRFQLIDSDSDDPSVSHSVSRVTSKVDSSSKKQHTNPGHSATTSGTNKNASTSMPEDVDLWKNFSPIKKFNIPTPALDEVCQEYFQSVKDKSTQNLERDAYLHTKENFHETTPSGQDVEQLWNVADPLPPAHHYFFHDDPKIRKLVCSRLLNFSPLGAVSVSGNQQTGASVIDYMGQFSNGEASKRTVNWRQNSSNISNVEEVLHGSGNWVNPKGKATQKGSVKRSANKRRNKSVKSNTGNMEHASGNWVEPRISASKKRIQANAQSSGEWYTPSQSGQASGQAGGHWYTGPGGRKVYVSKTGQELTGQTAYRLYSKESGKRAVKARKGKAKK comes from the exons CGGTTGACACTGATGTGGTTCGAGAGATCGAGCCGCCGCGGGAGCTCAAGAGGCTGAAGCGAGGTCTGCCGGAGAAGCGGGAGCCCCCGACGACGCCGTTTTGGAGTATTGAAGATGACATCGAAGAGTTCTCTTCTCCCGAAGATACTATTCGAG ATGTGCAACGGTCAACACAGTACCAAACATCCTGTAGTAGTTCTAAAGTCCCGTTGCGTGGAAGTGGGGTTTTATCTTCACAATCATCCAACCATAGCATTCGAAGGAAAAGGAATCATATTTCTGATGTCCCAGCTTCTGTGAGTTTGGAGGCAAGCCGCAAAGAATTTGTTTTTCCAAAGTTAACTACCAGCCCTCTTCGTAGGTTTCAGTTAATTGATTCCGATTCTGATGATCCTTCAGTCAGTCATAGTGTTAGTAGGGTTACTTCTAAGGTTGACTCATCATCAAAGAAGCAACACACAAACCCTGGCCATTCTGCAACTACTAGTGGTACAAACAAAAATGCATCTACAAGTATGCCTGAAGATGTTGATTTGTGGAAAAACTTTAGTCCAATCAAGAAGTTTAACATTCCAACACCTGCTTTGGATGAGGTATGTCAAGAATACTTCCAATCTGTGAAGGATAAGAGTACTCAAAATCTGGAGAGGGATGCATATCTGCATACCAAGGAGAATTTTCATGAAACGACACCCAGTGGTCAAGATGTTGAACAACTCTGGAATGTGGCTGATCCCCTTCCACCTGCCCATCATTACTTTTTCCACGATGATCCAAAGATTCGAAAGTTAGTCTGCAGTCGCTTGCTGAATTTTTCCCCCTTGGGTGCTGTTAGTGTCAGTGGAAATCAACAGACTGGTGCATCAGTTATTGATTACAT GGGTCAATTTAGCAATGGAGAAGCTTCAAAACGGACAGTGAATTGGAGACAAAATAGTTCAAATATATCAAATGTTGAAGAAGTCTTGCATGGTTCTGGAAACTGGGTGAACCCAAAAGGTAAAGCTACACAGAAAGGTAGTGTCAAACGGAGTGCAAATAAGAGAAGAAATAAGTCGGTCAAATCAAATACTGGGAACATGGAGCATGCTTCTGGAAACTGGGTGGAACCCAGAATCTCTGCCAGCAAAAAGCGGATTCAAGCAAATGCACAATCTTCTGGTGAATGGTACACACCTAGTCAAAGTGGGCAAGCTAGTGGGCAAGCTGGTGGTCATTGGTATACAGGCCCTGGTGGAAGGAAG GTTTATGTTAGTAAAACTGGGCAGGAATTGACAGGTCAAACAGCCTACAGACTGTACTCAAAG GAAAGTGGGAAACGGGCTGTGAAGGCCAGAAAAGGGAaagccaaaaaataa